From a single Equus asinus isolate D_3611 breed Donkey chromosome 2, EquAss-T2T_v2, whole genome shotgun sequence genomic region:
- the CSPG4 gene encoding chondroitin sulfate proteoglycan 4 yields the protein MRSGPRSPPPAPALALTLTLAVLARPASAASFFGENHLEVPMATALTNIDLQLQFSTSQPEALLLLAAGPADHLLLQLHSGRLQVRLVLGQEELRLQTLAGTLLSDSVLHTVGLTVSDNWASLSVDGLLNASAPVAGGPLEVPYGLFIGGTGSLGLPYLRGASRPLRGCLHAATLNGRSLLRPLTADVHEGCAEEFSASDDVALGFSGPHSLAAFPAWGTQDEGTLEFTLTTRSRQAPLAFQAGGRRGDFIYVDIFEGHLRAVIEKGQGTVLLHNSMHVADGQPHEVSVHVDANRLEISVDQYPTRTSNRGVLSYLEPRGSLLLGGLDTEASRHLQEHRLGLAPGAANISLLGCMEDLSVNGQRQGLREALLTRNMAAGCRLEEDEYEEDAYGPYEAFSTLAPEAWPAMELPEPCMPEPGLPPVFANFTQLLTISPLVVAEGGAAWLEWRHVQPTLDLSEAELRKSQVLFSVSHGARHGELELDIPGAQARKMFTLLDVVNRKARFVHDGSEDTSDQLVLEVSVTARGPVPSCLRRGQTYLLPVQVNPVNDPPRVIFPHGSVMVILEHTQKPLGPEVFQAYDPDSACEGLTFQLLGAAGGLPVERRDQPGEPATEFSCRELEAGSLVYIHRGGPTRDLTFRVSDGLQASPPATLKVVAVRPAIQVRHNTGLRLAQGSAAPVLPANLSVETNAVGQDVSVLFRVTGALQFGELQKQGAGGAEGAEWRATQAFHQRDVEQGRVRYLSTDPEHHTEDTVENLALEVQVGQETLSNLSFPVTVQRATVWLLRLEPLHTQNTRQEALTTAHLEATLEEVGPSPTLFHYEVVQAPKKGNLRLQGTRLSDGQGFTQDDLQAGRVTYGATARASETVEDVFRFRVTAPPHFSPLYTFPIHIRGDPDAPVLTNVLLSVPEGGEGILSADHLFVKSLNSASYLYEVMERPRHGRLAWRGSQDKAIMVTSFTNEDLLHGQLVYQHDDSETTEDDIPFVATRQGEGSGGMAWEEVRGVFRVAIQPVNDHAPVQTINRVFHVARGGSRLLTTDDVAFSDADSGFADAQLVLTRKDLLFGSIVAVDEPTRPIYRFTQEDLRKRRVLFVHSGADRGWIQLQVSDGQHQATALLEVQASEPYLRVANGSNLVVPQGGQSTIDTAVLHLDTNLDIRNGDEVHYHVTAGPRWGQLLRAGQPATAFSQQDLVDGAILYSHNGSLSPRDTLAFSVEAGPVHTDATLQVTIALEGPLAPLHLVQHKKIYVFQGEAAEIRRDQLEAAQEAVLPADIVFSVKTPPSAGYLVTLSHGTTAAEAPSLDPVQSFSQEAVDEGRVLYLHSRPEAWSDTFSLDVASGLGTPLEGVLMELEVLPAAIPLEAQNFSVPEGGTRTLAPPLLRIIGPYFPTLPGLNLQVLEPPQHGVLQREEGPQDRTLGTFSWREVEQQLIRYVHDGSETLTDSFVLVANASEIGRQSHPVGFTITILPVNDQPPILTTNTGLQMWEGATVPIPTEALRGTDNDSGPEDLVYTIERPSNGRVVLQAAPGTEIHSFTQAQLDGRLVLFSHRGALDGGFHFSLSDGEHTSHGHFFHVVAQKQLLLSLEGSRTLTICPGSIQPLSSQSLRASSSAGTDPHHLLYRVVQGPRLGRLFRAQQGSTGEALVNFTQAEVYAGNVLYEHEMPPEPFWEAHDALELLLSSPPAPDVAATLAVAVSFEAACPQHPSRLWRNKGLWVPEGQRAEITTAALDASNLLASVLSPQRPEHDVLFQITQFPTRGQLLVSEEPLHAGRPHFLQSELAAGQLVYAHGGGGTQQDGFRFRAHLQGPAGASVAGPQTSEAFAITVRDVNERPPQLQASVPLRLTRGSRIPISRAQLNVVDPDSAPGEIEYEVQRAPHNGFLSLAGASPGPVTHFTQADVDAGRLAFVANGSSVAGIFQLSVSDGASPPLPMSLAVDVLPSAIEVQLQAPLEVPQALGRSSLSRQQLQVVSDREEPDAAYRLTQGPQYGHLLVGGRPATAFSQLQVDQGEVVFAFTNFSSSRDHFSILALARGANASATVNVTVRALLHVWAGGPWPQGATLRLDSTVLDAAELANRTGSMPRFRLLAGPQHGRVVRMPRARTEPRGSQLVEQFTQQDLEDGRLGLEVGRPEGMSPTPTGDSLTLELWAQGVPPAVASLDFATEPYNAARPYSVALLSLPEAVRTEAGEPESVTPTGEPPAASSPMPTVASGGFLGFLEANMFSIIIPVCLVLLLLALILPLLFYLRKRNKTGKHNVQVLTAKPRNGLAGDTETFRKVEPGQAIPLTAVSGQGPPPGGQPDPELLQFCRTQNPALKNGQYWV from the exons CCTCCTTCTTCGGTGAAAACCACCTGGAGGTGCCTATGGCCACGGCCCTGACCAACATAGACCTACAGCTGCAGTTCTCCACGTCCCAGCCCGAAGCCCTCCTTCTCCTGGCGGCAGGCCCGGCTGACCACCTCCTCCTGCAACTCCACTCTGGCCGCCTGCAG GTCAGACTTGTCCTAGGCCAGGAGGAGCTGAGGCTGCAGACCCTGGCAGGGACGCTGCTGAGCGACTCCGTCCTCCACACCGTGGGGCTGACTGTGTCAGACAACTGGGCCTCGTTGTCAGTTGATGGGCTCCTGAACGCCTCAGCCCCAGTCGCAGGAGGCCCCCTGGAGGTCCCCTATGGGCTCTTCATAGGGGGCACTGGGAGCCTTGGCCTGCCCTACCTAAGGGGAGCCAGCCGACCCCTGAGGGGTTGCCTCCATGCAGCCACCCTCAACGGCCGCAGCCTCCTCCGGCCACTAACCGCAGACGTACATGAAGGCTGTGCTGAAGAGTTTTCTGCCAGTGATGACGTGGCCCTGGGCTTCTCTGGGCCCCACTCGCTGGCTGCCTTCCCTGCCTGGGGCACCCAGGATGAAGGCACCCTGGAGTTTACACTCACCACACGGAGCCGGCAAGCACCCCTGGCTTTCCAGGCAGGGGGCCGGCGTGGGGACTTCATCTATGTGGACATATTTGAGGGCCACCTGCGGGCTGTGATTGAGAAGGGCCAGGGTACCGTGTTACTCCACAACAGTATGCATGTAGCCGATGGGCAGCCCCATGAGGTCAGTGTCCACGTGGATGCCAACCGGCTGGAAATATCTGTGGACCAGTACCCGACACGTACTTCCAACCGTGGGGTCCTCAGCTACCTGGAACCACGCGGCAGTCTCCTCCTCGGGGGGCTGGACACAGAGGCCTCTCGCCACCTCCAGGAACACCGCCTGGGCCTGGCACCAGGAGCTGCCAACATCTCCCTACTGGGCTGCATGGAGGACCTCAGCGTCAATGGCCagaggcaggggctccgggaAGCCTTGCTGACTcgcaacatggcagctggctgcAGGCTTGAGGAGGACGAGTACGAGGAGGATGCCTACGGGCCATATGAAGCTTTCTCCACCCTGGCGCCTGAGGCTTGGCCGGCCATGGAGCTGCCTGAGCCCTGCATGCCAGAACCAGGACTGCCTCCTGTCTTCGCCAACTTCACCCAACTGCTGACCATCAGCCCGCTGGTGGTGGCCGAAGGTGGCGCAGCCTGGCTCGAGTGGCGGCACGTGCAGCCCACGCTGGACCTGAGCGAGGCAGAGCTGCGCAAATCCCAGGTGCTGTTCAGTGTGAGCCACGGGGCACGGCATGGTGAGCTAGAGCTAGACATCCCGGGCGCCCAGGCGCGGAAGATGTTTACCCTCCTGGATGTGGTGAACCGCAAGGCCCGCTTTGTCCACGATGGCTCTGAGGACACCTCCGACCAGCTGGTGCTGGAGGTGTCGGTGACCGCTCGGGGGCCTGTGCCCTCCTGCCTTCGGAGGGGCCAGACTTACCTTCTGCCTGTCCAGGTCAACCCTGTCAATGACCCGCCCCGTGTCATCTTCCCGCACGGCAGCGTCATGGTGATCCTGGAACACACTCAGAAGCCACTGGGGCCTGAGGTGTTCCAGGCCTATGACCCAGACTCGGCCTGCGAGGGCCTCACCTTCCAGCTGCTCGGCGCCGCCGGCGGCCTCCCAGTGGAGCGCCGAGACCAGCCCGGGGAGCCAGCGACCGAGTTCTCCTGCCGGGAGCTGGAGGCGGGCAGCCTCGTCTACATCCACCGTGGGGGCCCCACGCGGGACCTAACGTTCCGGGTTAGCGACGGGCTgcaggccagccccccagccaCGCTGAAGGTGGTGGCTGTCCGGCCAGCCATTCAGGTCCGCCACAACACAGGGCTGCGCCTGGCCCAGGGCTCCGCTGCACCTGTCTTGCCCGCCAACCTGTCGGTGGAGACCAATGCTGTGGGGCAGGATGTGAGCGTGCTGTTCCGAGTCACCGGGGCCCTGCAGTTTGGGGAGCTGCAGAAGCAGGGGGCCGGCGGGGCGGAGGGTGCCGAGTGGCGGGCCACACAGGCGTTCCACCAGCGAGATGTGGAGCAGGGCCGCGTGAGGTACCTGAGCACCGACCCGGAGCACCACACCGAGGACACTGTGGAGAACCTGGCCTTGGAGGTGCAGGTGGGCCAGGAGACCCTGAGCAATCTGTCCTTCCCCGTGACGGTCCAGAgagccacagtgtggctgctgcGGCTAGAACCGCTACACACTCAGAACACCCGGCAGGAGGCCCTCACCACAGCCCACCTGGAGGCCaccctggaggaggtgggcccGAGCCCCACCCTCTTCCACTATGAGGTGGTTCAGGCCCCCAAGAAGGGTAATCTTCGGCTACAGGGCACGCGGCTGTCAGACGGTCAGGGCTTCACCCAGGATGACCTGCAGGCTGGTCGGGTAACCTATGGGGCCACAGCACGTGCCTCAGAGACAGTCGAGGACGTCTTCCGTTTCCGTGTCACAGCTCCACCACATTTCTCCCCACTCTACACCTTCCCCATCCACATCAGGGGTGACCCAGATGCTCCCGTCCTCACCAACGTCCTCCTCTCAGTGCCTGAGGGTGGCGAGGGCATCCTCTCTGCTGACCACCTCTTTGTCAAGAGTCTCAACAGTGCCAGCTACCTCTATGAGGTCATGGAGCGGCCCCGCCATGGGAGGCTGGCATGGCGGGGGTCACAGGACAAGGCCATCATGGTGACATCCTTCACCAATGAAGACCTGCTGCATGGCCAGCTGGTCTACCAGCATGATGACTCGGAGACCACAGAAGATGACATCCCATTTGTGGCTACCCGCCAGGGCGAAGGCAGTGGTGGCATGGCCTGGGAGGAGGTACGAGGCGTCTTCCGTGTGGCCATCCAGCCCGTGAATGACCACGCCCCCGTGCAGACTATTAACCGTGTCTTTCACGTAGCCCGGGGTGGGTCGCGGCTGCTGACTACAGACGACGTGGCCTTCAGCGATGCCGACTCAGGCTTTGCTGATGCTCAGCTGGTGCTGACCCGCAAGGACCTCCTCTTCGGCAGCATTGTGGCTGTGGATGAGCCCACGCGGCCCATCTACCGCTTCACCCAGGAGGACCTCAGGAAGAGGCGAGTCCTCTTCGTGCACTCAGGGGCTGACCGTGGCTGGATCCAGCTACAGGTGTCCGACGGGCAGCACCAGGCCACCGCACTGCTCGAAGTGCAGGCCTCAGAGCCCTACCTCCGTGTGGCCAATGGCTCCAACCTAGTGGTCCCTCAGGGAGGCCAGAGCACCATCGACACAGCTGTGCTCCACCTGGACACCAACCTAGACATTCGCAATGGGGATGAGGTCCACTACCATGTCACGGCCGGCCCACGCTGGGGACAGCTGCTCCGGGCCGGCCAGCCTGCCACAGCCTTCTCCCAGCAGGACCTAGTGGATGGGGCCATTCTCTACAGCCACAATGGCAGCCTCAGCCCCCGTGATACCCTCGCCTTCTCCGTGGAGGCAGGGCCTGTGCACACAGATGCCACCCTACAAGTGACCATTGCCCTGGAAGGACCACTGGCCCCCCTGCACCTGGTCCAGCACAAAAAGATCTATGTTTTCCAGGGGGAGGCAGCTGAGATCAGAAGGGACCAGCTGGAG GCAGCCCAGGAGGCAGTGCTGCCGGCAGACATTGTGTTCTCGGTGAAGACCCCACCAAGTGCTGGCTATCTGGTGACATTGTCTCACGGCACCACGGCAGCCGAGGCACCCAGCCTGGACCCCGTGCAGAGCTTCTCTCAGGAGGCGGTGGATGAGGGCAGAGTCCTGTACCTGCACTCCCGCCCAGAGGCCTGGAGTGATACCTTCTCCCTGGATGTGGCCTCAGGCCTAGGTACCCCCCTCGAAGGAGTCCTCATGGAGCTGGAGGTGCTGCCTGCTGCCATCCCACTGGAGGCACAGAACTTCAGCGTCCCTGAGGGCGGCACCCGCACCCTGGCCCCCCCGCTGCTCCGCATCATTGGGCCCTACTTCCCCACACTGCCAGGCCTCAACCTGCAAGTGCTTGAGCCACCCCAGCATGGGGTcctgcagagagaggaaggaccTCAAGACAGGACCCTCGGCACCTTCTCCTGGAGAGAG GTGGAACAGCAGCTGATCCGCTATGTGCATGATGGGAGCGAGACACTGACAGACAGCTTTGTCCTGGTAGCTAATGCCTCGGAAATAGGCCGCCAGAGCCATCCTGTGGGCTTCACCATCACCATCCTGCCTGTCAACGACCAACCCCCCATCCTCACCACAAACACAGGCCTGCAG ATGTGGGAGGGGGCCACTGTGCCCATCCCTACGGAGGCCCTTAGGGGCACAGACAACGACTCAGGGCCTGAGGACCTGGTCTACACCATCGAGCGGCCCAGCAATGGACGGGTAGTGCTGCAGGCGGCGCCGGGCACTGAGATCCACAGCTTCACACAGGCCCAGCTGGATGGCAGGCTCGTGCTGTTCTCACACAGAG GAGCCCTGGACGGAGGTTTCCACTTCAGCCTCTCCGATGGCGAGCACACTTCCCATGGACACTTCTTCCACGTGGTGGCCCAGAAGCAACTGCTCCTCTCACTGGAGGGCAGCCGGACCCTGACCATCTGCCCAG GGTCCATCCAGCCACTCAGCAGCCAGAGCCTGAGAGCCAGCTCCAGCGCAGGCACCGACCCCCACCACCTTCTCTACCGCGTGGTACAGGGCCCCCGGCTTGGCCGGCTGTTCCGTGCCCAGCAAGGCAGCACTGGGGAGGCCCTGGTGAACTTCACTCAGGCCGAG GTATACGCTGGGAATGTTCTGTATGAGCACGAGATGCCCCCTGAGCCCTTCTGGGAGGCCCATGATGCCCTGGAGCTCCTGCTGTCCTCGCCTCCTGCCCCCGATGTGGCCGCCACTCTTGCTGTAGCTGTATCTTTCGAGGCTGCCTGTCCTCAGCACCCCAGCCGCCTCTGGAGGAACAAAG GTCTCTGGGTCCCCGAAGGCCAGCGGGCTGAGATCACCACAGCTGCCCTCGACGCCTCCAACCTCCTGGCCAGCGTTCTCTCACCGCAGCGCCCAGAACACGACGTGCTTTTCCAGATCACACAGTTCCCCACCCGGGGCCAGCTGTTGGTGTCCGAGGAGCCCCTTCATGCCGGGCGGCCCCACTTCCTGCAGTCCGAGCTGGCTGCAGGGCAGCTGGTGTACGCCCATGGAGGTGGGGGCACCCAGCAGGATGGCTTCCGCTTCCGTGCCCACCTCCAAGGGCCAGCAGGGGCCTCAGTGGCGGGACCCCAAACCTCAGAGGCCTTTGCCATCACAGTACGGGATGTGAATGAGCGGCCACCTCAGCTGCAGGCCTCCGTCCCGCTCCGGCTCACCCGTGGCTCCCGCATCCCCATCTCCCGGGCCCAGCTGAATGTGGTGGACCCAGACTCGGCTCCCGGGGAAATTGAGTACGAGGTACAGCGGGCACCCCACAACGGCTTCCTGAGcctggcaggggccagcccagggcctgtGACCCACTTCACGCAGGCTGATGTGGACGCCGGGCGGCTGGCCTTCGTGGCCAATGGGAGCAGTGTGGCAGGCATCTTCCAGCTGAGCGTGtctgatggggccagcccacccCTGCCCATGTCCCTGGCTGTGGATGTCTTGCCATCTGCCATTGAGGTGCAACTGCAGGCACCCCTAGAGGTGCCCCAAGCTTTAGGGCGCTCCTCACTGAGCCGGCAGCAACTCCAGGTAGTTTCAGATCGGGAGGAGCCTGACGCAGCATACCGCCTCACTCAGGGGCCCCAGTACGGGCATCTCCTGGTGGGTGGGCGGCCTGCCACAGCCTTCAGCCAGCTCCAGGTAGACCAGGGGGAGGTGGTCTTTGCTTTCACCAACTTCTCCTCCTCTCGTGACCACTTCAGCATCCTGGCACTTGCCAGGGGTGCCAACGCGTCAGCCACAGTAAACGTCACCGTGAGGGCTCTGCTGCATGTGTGGGCAGGAGGGCCATGGCCCCAGGGTGCCACCTTGCGCCTGGACTCCACTGTCCTAGATGCAGCCGAGCTGGCCAACCGCACAGGCAGTATGCCCCGTTTCCGGCTCCTGGCGGGACCCCAGCACGGCCGTGTGGTCCGCATGCCCCGGGCCAGGACggagcccaggggcagccagCTTGTGGAGCAGTTCACTCAGCAGGACCTTGAGGATGgaaggctggggctggaggtgggcaggCCAGAGGGtatgtcccccacccccacaggggATAGTCTCACTCTGGAACTGTGGGCCCAGGGTGTCCCGCCTGCTGTGGCCTCACTGGACTTTGCCACTGAGCCTTACAATGCAGCCCGGCCCTACAGTGTGGCCCTGCTCAGTCTCCCTGAGGCTGTTCGGACAGAAGCAGGGGAGCCAGAGAGTGTCACCCCCACGGGCGAGCCTCCAGCAGCCTCCAGCCCCATGCCCACCGTGGCTAGTGGGGGCTTCCTGGGCTTTCTTGAAGCCAACATGTTCAGCATCATCATCCCCGTGTGCCTGGTCCTCCTGCTCCTGGCGCTCATCTTGCCCCTGCTCTTCTACCTCCGCAAACGCAACAAGACAGGCAAACACAATGTCCAGGTGCTGACTGCTAAGCCCCGCAATGGCCTGGCTGGCGACACTGAGACCTTCCGCAAGGTAGAGCCAGGCCAGGCCATCCCACTCACAGCCGTGTCTGGCCAGGGGCCCCCACCAGGGGGCCAGCCTGACCCAGAGCTGCTTCAGTTCTGCCGGACACAAAACCCTGCCCTTAAGAACGGCCAGTACTGGGTGTGA